Proteins found in one Lysinibacillus fusiformis genomic segment:
- a CDS encoding elongation factor G: MYKTIGVLAHVDAGKTTFSEQVLFHTNSIQARGRVDHQDTFLDNHELERRRGITIFAEQGRMSIGDDTYTLIDTPGHVDFSPEMERAIRVMDYAIIIISAVEGIQGHTETVWQLLRKYHVPTFFFINKTDREGANVGAVMSQLRKDCSQHVLFVDEPLRADYVSNSIMEWLAERDEKFLDAFLNESLEHEPCLAQLQAMIKNECAFPCFTGSALKDEGIQEFLDQLPLLTATQFDQNVPFEGEVFKIRHDGHQRLTFMKAVKGSLHVRDEFSFGEVTEKVTEIRLYNGSRFESVQQVEAGEIFAVKGLSQANIGDRIGTTTLTQPYELVPTLQAKVQYAGDQHIKEVLQIFRLLEAEEPSLRVVWQEKFQEIHVHIMGVIQLEVLTEVLMRRFSLAVSFGEPQILYMETIATKVTGYGHFEPLKHYAEVHLLMEPNPRGTGNTFSNACHADHLSVGNQRLVEKHLFERDHHGLLTGFPLTDVHFTLLTGRGHNEHTSGGDFREASFRALRQGLEQAQNVLLEPYYRFKMKASNDFIGRMMTDVQQAAGTFDDPILSETDVVLTGRAPVATLMSYSTTFAAYTNGKGALTLQFDGYDICHNTEEVIAQIGYDKNADPEYSSSSIFCAKGKGYTVPWHEAQAAMHCL, encoded by the coding sequence ATGTACAAAACAATCGGTGTACTTGCGCATGTGGATGCAGGGAAAACGACCTTCTCTGAGCAAGTGCTTTTTCATACAAATAGTATTCAAGCCCGTGGTCGAGTCGATCATCAGGATACCTTTCTCGATAATCATGAGCTAGAGCGCAGGCGTGGGATTACGATCTTTGCCGAGCAAGGTCGCATGAGCATTGGCGATGATACATACACATTGATTGATACACCTGGGCATGTCGATTTCTCCCCTGAGATGGAGCGTGCCATTCGTGTGATGGATTATGCCATTATTATCATTAGCGCTGTCGAAGGGATACAAGGCCATACAGAAACGGTGTGGCAGCTTTTACGTAAATACCATGTCCCAACCTTCTTCTTTATCAATAAAACGGATCGTGAAGGAGCAAATGTAGGAGCTGTCATGAGCCAGCTTCGTAAAGATTGCTCTCAGCATGTGTTGTTCGTCGATGAACCGCTGCGAGCAGATTATGTGTCAAATAGCATCATGGAATGGCTGGCGGAGCGTGATGAAAAATTTTTGGATGCCTTTCTGAATGAGTCATTAGAGCATGAACCATGTCTTGCTCAGCTACAGGCCATGATTAAAAATGAGTGTGCCTTCCCCTGCTTTACAGGCTCTGCCTTAAAGGATGAGGGCATTCAGGAATTTCTTGACCAGCTTCCCCTGTTAACGGCTACCCAATTTGACCAGAATGTCCCGTTTGAGGGAGAGGTTTTTAAAATTCGTCATGATGGGCATCAGCGTTTAACCTTTATGAAGGCTGTCAAGGGCTCCTTACATGTGCGGGATGAATTTTCATTTGGTGAAGTGACAGAAAAAGTGACAGAAATTCGCCTTTATAATGGCAGTCGCTTTGAGTCCGTTCAACAGGTTGAAGCAGGAGAGATTTTCGCTGTGAAAGGGCTGAGTCAGGCAAACATTGGAGATCGAATCGGTACAACGACGCTAACACAGCCCTATGAGCTTGTCCCAACGCTACAGGCAAAGGTTCAATATGCGGGCGATCAGCATATCAAGGAAGTGCTACAGATTTTCCGTTTACTTGAAGCAGAAGAGCCTTCTTTACGTGTCGTTTGGCAGGAAAAGTTCCAGGAAATCCATGTCCATATTATGGGTGTCATTCAATTGGAGGTCCTGACAGAGGTATTAATGAGACGTTTTTCATTAGCCGTCTCCTTTGGCGAGCCGCAAATTTTATATATGGAGACCATTGCGACGAAGGTGACAGGCTATGGCCATTTCGAGCCACTCAAGCATTATGCGGAAGTTCATTTATTAATGGAGCCAAATCCACGTGGAACCGGCAATACCTTCAGCAATGCCTGTCATGCAGATCATTTATCCGTAGGCAATCAGCGCCTTGTTGAAAAGCACCTGTTTGAGCGCGATCATCATGGCTTACTTACAGGCTTCCCTTTAACAGATGTTCATTTTACGCTTCTAACAGGTCGCGGGCATAATGAACATACATCGGGCGGCGATTTCCGAGAAGCTAGTTTCCGTGCGCTGCGCCAGGGACTAGAGCAAGCCCAAAATGTTCTACTTGAACCCTATTATCGTTTTAAAATGAAGGCTTCAAACGACTTTATCGGCCGCATGATGACTGACGTTCAGCAAGCAGCAGGCACATTTGATGACCCGATATTATCCGAAACAGATGTGGTGCTAACAGGTCGCGCGCCCGTTGCCACTTTAATGAGCTACAGCACAACCTTTGCTGCCTATACAAATGGGAAAGGTGCACTCACACTCCAATTTGATGGCTATGATATATGCCATAATACAGAGGAAGTAATTGCACAGATTGGCTACGATAAAAATGCCGACCCTGAATATAGTTCCTCCAGTATTTTTTGTGCAAAGGGCAAAGGATATACGGTTCCGTGGCATGAAGCACAGGCAGCCATGCATTGTTTATAG
- a CDS encoding helix-turn-helix domain-containing protein, whose translation MDILWEIYGMRKHKKLTQREFAEKLGFSRSAVNDIENMRRNPSESFLVSFNQIFHSEKTDEFYSFLAILKKNSYKYPI comes from the coding sequence ATGGATATTCTGTGGGAAATTTATGGCATGCGTAAACATAAGAAACTAACGCAAAGAGAGTTTGCAGAAAAACTTGGTTTTTCTCGTAGTGCAGTGAATGATATTGAAAATATGCGAAGAAATCCAAGTGAAAGTTTTTTAGTTTCATTTAATCAAATATTTCATTCTGAAAAAACGGATGAATTCTATTCTTTTTTAGCTATATTAAAGAAAAATTCATATAAATATCCAATATAA
- a CDS encoding helix-turn-helix domain-containing protein: MTEKTEAPKELVVQKALPFKYDAGWTGVPNTIFETYSFHPKFTGSTMLVYLYLLLRHNHNEGYAWPTHDQIADAICISRTTVGSAIRALKELDLIIVERNPTHGNDVYFFKRPIDDRSTFERKFPEALEKRIKHEQSRLLDIQQRHERKEEFEAKRRAAKQGLL, encoded by the coding sequence ATGACAGAGAAGACAGAAGCGCCAAAAGAATTAGTTGTACAAAAGGCTTTACCGTTTAAGTATGATGCCGGGTGGACGGGCGTCCCTAACACAATTTTCGAAACTTATTCGTTTCATCCGAAATTTACTGGTTCAACGATGCTTGTTTACTTGTACTTATTGCTCCGTCACAACCATAACGAAGGCTACGCATGGCCGACGCATGACCAAATAGCGGATGCGATATGTATTAGTCGGACCACGGTTGGTTCAGCAATTAGGGCTTTAAAGGAATTGGACTTAATTATAGTTGAGCGCAATCCCACTCACGGTAACGATGTGTACTTCTTTAAGCGACCTATTGATGACCGATCTACATTTGAGCGCAAATTCCCAGAGGCATTAGAGAAAAGAATTAAGCATGAACAGTCGCGTCTATTAGATATTCAACAGAGGCATGAACGAAAAGAGGAGTTTGAAGCTAAACGTAGGGCAGCGAAGCAAGGTCTTTTGTGA
- a CDS encoding SU10 major capsid protein, with protein sequence MTNAINTTNLVGKKESVVDEVLLLNPNQTPLINLLGFSNPVTNTIHQWYEDKMFDTKTKVTTAATLTATELTVESVEPFVVHSVAQIDEELVLVTAIDASAKKLTVERGYADTTAVAIVKDAQIEFQYDMTPEGADAPKSRYKSRTPQNNVTQIFMESVEVTGSAQEVEQYGVDDLYNYEKAKKQLEVALQLEKSLINGIKLDNGIVRHMAGLRQLIKTNVIDAAGASVAVKMLGDLVQAVFEKGGLASGGQYAFIVSANQKRAISDLQSDKIRIVQAETSRGQVVDHIVTEFGRFPVIMNDNVKPTELFFIDINRTKIKPLGSRGFHHQDTAITGDHRRGFIVGEYTLEFKQESAHGRIKNLV encoded by the coding sequence ATGACAAACGCGATCAATACAACAAACTTAGTAGGTAAGAAAGAGTCTGTAGTAGATGAGGTACTTTTACTCAATCCAAACCAAACACCTTTAATTAATTTACTTGGTTTCAGCAATCCAGTAACAAATACGATCCACCAGTGGTACGAAGATAAAATGTTTGATACAAAAACGAAGGTAACAACCGCAGCAACATTGACAGCAACAGAATTAACGGTAGAAAGCGTAGAGCCTTTTGTAGTTCATTCAGTCGCGCAGATTGACGAGGAGTTAGTCCTTGTTACTGCGATTGATGCTTCGGCTAAGAAGTTGACAGTTGAGCGTGGATACGCGGATACTACTGCGGTTGCAATCGTTAAAGATGCCCAAATCGAGTTCCAGTACGATATGACTCCAGAGGGAGCAGACGCACCGAAATCGCGATACAAATCGCGTACTCCACAAAATAACGTAACGCAAATCTTTATGGAATCAGTAGAAGTAACAGGTTCAGCGCAAGAGGTTGAGCAGTACGGAGTAGATGACCTTTATAACTACGAAAAAGCGAAGAAACAGTTAGAGGTAGCACTACAACTTGAAAAATCACTAATCAACGGAATCAAGCTAGACAACGGCATTGTGCGACATATGGCTGGATTACGACAACTAATTAAAACGAATGTAATCGATGCTGCAGGCGCATCAGTGGCAGTTAAAATGCTGGGAGACTTGGTGCAAGCCGTATTTGAAAAAGGCGGTCTGGCTAGTGGTGGACAGTATGCGTTTATTGTATCGGCTAATCAAAAACGTGCAATCAGCGACCTCCAAAGCGATAAAATCCGTATTGTCCAAGCTGAAACTAGTCGAGGTCAAGTAGTGGACCACATCGTCACAGAGTTTGGCCGTTTCCCAGTAATTATGAATGATAACGTAAAACCGACGGAATTATTCTTCATCGATATTAACCGTACGAAAATTAAGCCGTTAGGTAGTCGTGGTTTCCATCACCAAGACACTGCAATCACAGGCGACCATCGACGTGGTTTTATCGTAGGCGAGTACACGCTTGAGTTCAAACAAGAGTCGGCGCATGGTAGAATTAAAAATCTAGTGTAA
- a CDS encoding helix-turn-helix domain-containing protein: MIKVHLSRLLGEKRMKISELAKETGLHRNGLTRLYNEETDGIKFDTLEKVCKALNCDISDLIEIVDNKKDDGQ, encoded by the coding sequence ATGATTAAAGTACATTTATCTCGTTTATTAGGTGAGAAAAGAATGAAAATTTCTGAATTAGCAAAAGAAACAGGATTACATAGAAATGGTCTTACACGCTTATATAACGAGGAAACTGATGGAATAAAGTTCGATACATTAGAGAAGGTTTGTAAAGCTTTAAATTGCGATATTAGCGATCTAATCGAAATAGTAGACAACAAAAAAGACGACGGCCAATAA
- a CDS encoding AAA family ATPase: MIPYVLKIQGVRDYPPTRVILGEADEHVLITGPNGVGKSTLTFCIGAILYSAKVDIEGLRSSNLQANEAWYAKLSLVFKNEGMTRIDAPPFIAFELIVQQAVKNGALQKEYRITTGDSEDTLTNITSYTSGNIAGRNFGAYKEDLQIKYKIDPDLYHLIWYQQEVNQFAAMNPEERFRQFSNMFHIADMQKEWEAALEGIREAKQEIIHLSSIVKTAEHNLTIAENDLNAFLNNKKRILENGRLYYTYTNVLLQKYSNECSDTQAILQQLQEEEAQIGTKQKLLLHEKERTGQHLIQVVNECEQVEAQIIESKTLLNEEVQQEKTLLGRYSELSAQLESISDKAKRLRFDEQTTWEKQKATAFLLKQVEEQDKQLKTKEQQLRENERLLNSESARVTIHFENLKKDLVEARKIVHLYQSSRFILSQLDAANLQQHQFLKEKQLLSSAIQEKQKIIQQLQQNKVRSARQQQGLEDLHRQGIEAYTLRDLISLTPSAPLKLESSIEAIKYAIFYNAASYKPLNDLYYVSLKQLIPNRMIDNIPHLGLQMRSGLSEQLQNYANKALWWIEQFFTSTPRIEAGTLIDERGARGAQEQLQFILSDAAIQQTLQDQASNLNNLQERQVQLNAQYDHNIKQINQLHGDLRKIQQAESTLLKESELHAYESQQKALTEQLLAIYDEQAEMEAQRETARKHQAEHFQELQLLEKECRIYEELGAVAEQQIEVQQMEQTLKELRKTINDSKREYQQWTEQLEELSNDKRQLKLLKQNHESELELINSNLTNCRLRMVRAQEKIEQLEASQASLVIKLQELEHILPVEACVVDESISIKWSEARLIHGNAEKAAAFEAARLEKVNIHAEVNFEKMKEDFERKNAELASAEILLEQNAGFAADLEDKLETTINMYLTKINMLFQKYMDLFHFEGHIEKERIEEKAGRIKYLLYVKARKIGHQGTMEDVSLKARNGKVGKGVSGGEESLSSLLFALALLQNLSIAPSYIVLDEFDSALDDERKDKVFHLYAKELNRKLIILSPKAHDKTYYDHFSKVFVIEHNSSIPQSRIVGFQKV, encoded by the coding sequence ATGATTCCTTACGTGTTGAAAATACAGGGTGTACGTGACTATCCACCAACAAGGGTGATACTAGGTGAAGCCGATGAACACGTATTAATAACAGGTCCAAATGGTGTCGGAAAGTCAACATTAACGTTTTGCATAGGGGCTATATTATATTCTGCAAAAGTAGATATTGAAGGGCTACGCTCGAGTAATTTACAAGCAAATGAAGCATGGTATGCGAAATTATCGTTAGTGTTTAAAAATGAAGGCATGACCCGCATTGATGCGCCGCCATTTATTGCATTTGAATTAATTGTACAACAAGCTGTGAAAAATGGTGCCTTGCAAAAAGAGTATCGTATAACAACAGGAGATTCAGAAGATACGTTAACGAACATAACATCTTATACTTCTGGCAATATAGCAGGACGGAATTTCGGAGCTTACAAAGAAGATTTACAAATTAAATATAAAATTGATCCAGATTTGTATCATTTAATTTGGTATCAGCAAGAAGTGAACCAATTTGCCGCCATGAACCCTGAGGAAAGATTTCGTCAATTTAGTAATATGTTTCATATTGCTGATATGCAAAAAGAATGGGAAGCGGCATTAGAAGGAATTAGAGAAGCTAAACAAGAAATCATCCATTTATCGTCCATTGTAAAAACAGCTGAACATAATCTAACCATTGCAGAAAATGATCTCAACGCCTTTTTAAATAATAAAAAACGTATTCTGGAAAACGGTCGTCTGTATTATACATATACAAATGTTCTACTGCAAAAATATTCAAATGAATGCTCTGATACACAAGCTATTCTTCAGCAATTGCAGGAAGAAGAAGCACAAATAGGGACAAAGCAAAAATTACTGTTGCACGAAAAGGAGCGTACAGGTCAACATTTAATTCAAGTAGTGAATGAGTGCGAACAGGTTGAAGCACAAATTATTGAGTCAAAGACATTATTAAATGAGGAAGTACAGCAGGAAAAAACACTACTAGGGCGATATAGTGAGCTTTCTGCACAGCTAGAATCAATTTCCGATAAAGCAAAGCGACTACGTTTCGATGAACAAACAACCTGGGAAAAACAAAAAGCAACAGCCTTTCTACTAAAACAAGTTGAAGAGCAAGATAAGCAACTAAAAACAAAAGAACAACAATTAAGAGAAAACGAACGACTTTTGAATAGTGAAAGCGCACGAGTGACGATACATTTCGAAAACCTGAAAAAAGATCTAGTGGAAGCACGTAAGATCGTCCATTTATATCAAAGTAGCCGTTTTATTTTAAGTCAACTAGATGCTGCAAATCTCCAGCAACATCAATTTTTAAAGGAAAAACAGTTATTATCTTCCGCCATCCAAGAGAAGCAGAAAATCATCCAGCAGCTACAACAAAATAAAGTAAGATCTGCTCGTCAACAACAAGGACTAGAAGACTTACATAGACAAGGTATAGAGGCATATACATTACGTGATTTAATTTCGTTGACACCAAGTGCGCCTTTAAAGTTAGAGTCAAGTATTGAAGCGATTAAATACGCTATTTTTTATAATGCAGCGAGCTATAAGCCACTGAATGATTTGTATTATGTTTCATTAAAGCAGCTCATACCAAATCGTATGATTGACAATATCCCTCATTTAGGATTACAAATGCGTAGCGGACTATCTGAGCAACTACAAAACTATGCCAATAAAGCATTGTGGTGGATCGAGCAATTTTTCACTTCAACGCCTCGAATTGAGGCAGGTACGCTTATAGATGAACGTGGTGCTAGAGGCGCACAGGAACAACTGCAATTTATTCTAAGTGATGCAGCTATTCAACAAACCTTACAAGACCAGGCGAGTAACTTAAACAACCTGCAAGAGCGTCAAGTACAGTTAAATGCGCAGTATGATCATAATATCAAGCAAATTAACCAATTGCATGGAGACTTGCGCAAAATTCAACAGGCTGAAAGTACGCTATTGAAGGAAAGTGAACTGCATGCCTACGAAAGTCAACAGAAAGCTTTAACAGAGCAATTGTTAGCAATTTATGATGAGCAAGCGGAAATGGAAGCACAGCGGGAAACAGCTAGAAAACATCAGGCAGAACATTTTCAAGAGCTGCAATTGCTAGAGAAGGAGTGCCGCATTTATGAGGAGCTAGGGGCAGTGGCAGAGCAACAAATCGAGGTACAGCAAATGGAACAAACGTTAAAAGAATTACGCAAAACAATTAATGATTCCAAAAGAGAGTATCAGCAATGGACAGAGCAATTGGAGGAGCTGTCCAATGATAAACGTCAACTAAAATTACTAAAACAAAATCATGAATCAGAGCTTGAATTAATAAATAGTAATCTAACAAACTGTCGGCTACGTATGGTGAGAGCGCAAGAAAAAATCGAACAATTAGAGGCTAGCCAAGCAAGTCTAGTAATAAAACTACAGGAATTAGAGCATATTTTACCTGTCGAAGCATGTGTTGTTGATGAATCCATCTCCATTAAATGGTCTGAGGCAAGGTTAATTCATGGTAATGCAGAAAAAGCTGCTGCATTCGAAGCGGCACGCCTAGAAAAGGTCAATATTCATGCTGAAGTAAATTTTGAAAAAATGAAAGAAGATTTTGAGCGTAAAAATGCAGAATTAGCAAGTGCTGAAATACTTCTTGAGCAAAATGCGGGTTTTGCAGCAGATTTAGAAGATAAACTAGAAACGACCATTAATATGTATTTAACAAAGATTAATATGTTGTTCCAAAAGTATATGGATCTTTTTCATTTTGAGGGACATATCGAAAAAGAAAGAATAGAAGAGAAGGCAGGGCGTATTAAATACTTGCTTTATGTGAAAGCTCGTAAAATCGGTCATCAGGGTACTATGGAGGATGTTAGCTTGAAAGCACGAAATGGCAAAGTAGGTAAAGGTGTCTCAGGAGGGGAGGAATCGTTAAGCTCGCTCCTCTTTGCCTTAGCTTTATTGCAAAACCTCTCGATTGCCCCAAGCTATATCGTACTTGATGAATTTGATAGCGCACTAGATGATGAACGCAAGGACAAAGTATTTCATTTATATGCAAAAGAGTTAAATCGAAAGTTAATTATTTTATCTCCAAAAGCTCATGATAAAACCTATTACGACCATTTTTCCAAGGTATTTGTCATAGAACATAATTCATCTATTCCACAAAGTAGGATTGTTGGTTTCCAAAAGGTGTAG
- a CDS encoding phage tail protein: MNRTSRATGESVSRAQTAVNRFGSAVSSTSNRMSSFSTRMTGLRAGTNGLSASFSGMQSSLIGLMGAYAGVNGAAKLFNATIGAAANYEQNAMAISGMFGDDKQAKKYLQMVEKAAIDSPVLNSTDMMTNSKAFIGISKNLDELKQVWGLVERIQALSGVDTQQAAFSTKELMQGDYVSMYEAVGLDKKELQKITKMDGMSAKMAGLDKLLTKMGVTDEMVNKMGNTTKGLWSQLEEKSQTFFRNMGMESNTKLGEFLRRLNKMFDGLDTTSLSNKLGGMLAKATDKAIALYDIFVKWRTQIAYVAGAIGTFVAALAVVGTISALANPIALIAMGIAAAVVGFKALYDNSEMFRGAIDGIVGKVKSLWSAFKTGGTGGLISALFPPDIANQINSLVGGIKAKISGLMTAFKSGGFKGVLEMLISPEAISAMTSRFATIKEQVISVFTSLVEAVLPVLQTLWSTAQPILSALWDALKIVADVVMLAWNNIIAPTITFVMKTFKLMWTVIGPILELLGAAIGAAFKILRLVWDTIVGPFVAFLAGGFTQAFGAATEIVKALTPAFKTVGSWISTAAGYLKDFAAILGNIKMPDWIGKIGSGAVSWAKKLIPGKDGGAAKSHYSGLDSVPYDGYTARLHKDERVLTARENRDYSEGGGGNGTGGGVVISGNNFTVREEADIHRIAFELAKLIEQEMVQTG; the protein is encoded by the coding sequence ATGAACCGAACAAGTCGAGCAACAGGTGAATCAGTAAGTCGAGCACAAACAGCGGTAAATAGGTTTGGTAGCGCTGTATCTTCTACATCCAATCGTATGAGCAGCTTTTCTACTCGTATGACAGGCTTACGTGCAGGAACTAATGGGCTTAGTGCAAGTTTTAGTGGTATGCAAAGTTCTTTAATCGGTTTAATGGGGGCATACGCTGGTGTGAATGGGGCGGCCAAGTTGTTTAACGCAACTATAGGCGCTGCAGCAAACTACGAACAAAATGCGATGGCTATTAGCGGGATGTTTGGTGATGATAAACAAGCAAAAAAGTATCTTCAAATGGTCGAAAAGGCTGCTATTGATAGTCCAGTATTGAACAGCACAGATATGATGACAAACTCAAAGGCATTCATAGGAATCAGTAAGAACCTTGATGAATTAAAACAAGTTTGGGGTTTAGTTGAACGTATACAAGCGCTTTCTGGCGTAGACACTCAACAGGCAGCTTTCTCAACAAAAGAGCTTATGCAAGGTGACTATGTTTCAATGTACGAAGCAGTTGGACTAGATAAAAAGGAATTGCAAAAAATCACTAAAATGGACGGCATGTCTGCTAAGATGGCTGGTTTAGATAAATTATTAACCAAAATGGGTGTAACTGATGAAATGGTTAATAAGATGGGGAATACGACAAAAGGATTGTGGTCGCAACTTGAAGAGAAGTCACAGACGTTCTTTAGAAACATGGGAATGGAGAGTAATACAAAACTAGGAGAATTCTTACGACGACTAAATAAAATGTTTGATGGTCTTGATACTACCTCTCTCAGCAATAAATTGGGAGGTATGCTTGCTAAAGCCACAGATAAAGCGATTGCTTTATACGATATATTCGTGAAATGGCGAACACAAATAGCATACGTAGCAGGAGCGATTGGCACTTTTGTAGCTGCGCTAGCTGTAGTAGGAACAATTTCCGCGTTGGCAAATCCGATAGCACTTATAGCAATGGGAATAGCCGCAGCAGTAGTCGGATTCAAAGCGCTCTACGACAATAGCGAAATGTTCCGAGGAGCAATCGACGGTATAGTCGGCAAGGTTAAATCGTTATGGTCCGCATTTAAGACGGGCGGCACGGGCGGTTTAATCAGCGCACTATTTCCGCCTGATATTGCGAATCAGATTAACTCGTTAGTTGGCGGAATTAAGGCGAAGATTTCTGGACTAATGACTGCGTTCAAATCTGGCGGATTTAAAGGCGTACTGGAGATGCTAATTTCTCCTGAAGCTATCAGCGCAATGACATCACGTTTTGCAACGATAAAGGAGCAGGTAATTAGCGTATTCACTAGCCTCGTTGAAGCCGTGTTGCCCGTACTGCAAACGCTTTGGTCAACGGCACAGCCTATTCTTAGCGCTTTGTGGGACGCATTAAAAATCGTAGCTGACGTCGTAATGCTCGCTTGGAATAACATTATCGCACCTACGATTACATTCGTTATGAAAACTTTTAAGCTTATGTGGACGGTGATTGGTCCGATACTTGAACTTCTAGGTGCGGCGATCGGCGCAGCCTTTAAGATATTGCGCTTAGTATGGGATACGATTGTAGGTCCGTTTGTAGCGTTTCTAGCCGGAGGATTTACGCAAGCATTCGGAGCAGCTACGGAAATTGTTAAAGCGCTGACTCCCGCATTCAAAACTGTGGGCAGTTGGATTAGTACAGCGGCAGGATACTTAAAGGACTTCGCAGCAATTTTAGGAAACATTAAAATGCCAGACTGGATTGGTAAAATCGGTTCTGGTGCCGTAAGTTGGGCGAAGAAATTGATACCAGGCAAGGACGGCGGAGCTGCTAAATCGCATTATAGCGGATTAGATTCCGTGCCATATGACGGATATACAGCGCGTCTCCATAAGGATGAACGCGTTTTAACTGCGCGTGAAAATCGTGATTATTCGGAAGGTGGCGGAGGAAACGGCACTGGCGGAGGAGTCGTTATCTCTGGTAATAACTTTACAGTACGTGAAGAGGCGGACATACATCGTATAGCGTTTGAGCTAGCGAAATTAATCGAACAGGAGATGGTGCAAACTGGCTAA
- a CDS encoding tyrosine-type recombinase/integrase: MLLKFAIQDFLDEKELQNLSKHTLHSYRAFFREFKRWLYEKEIVDVDDITPKIIKSYLLYCKNERGNAAPTINTKLKHLKAFFNHLQDNEFLLKNPIIKISKMKEDTQIEVFTDVHIRKMLAYYRRTKGKDKQFLAFRNSCIITTLLGTGIRIGELLNLQWSDIDTENYLMTIYGKNRRQETVPLTSKVLQELLEYKLFCERHFGILSNFVFVKYNNTQLTYDSIKNMFMKLQEVMNFTDVRLSAHTFRHTFSHRFLMSGGDVFTLQKILRHKNLSMTEKYLALWGTALHEQNEKYNPLNDFDL, translated from the coding sequence GTGTTGTTAAAATTCGCTATACAGGATTTTTTGGATGAAAAGGAACTGCAAAATCTAAGTAAACATACTTTACATAGTTACAGAGCTTTCTTTAGGGAGTTTAAAAGATGGCTATATGAAAAAGAGATAGTCGATGTAGATGATATTACACCCAAAATTATCAAAAGTTATCTTCTCTATTGTAAAAACGAACGTGGAAACGCAGCACCTACTATAAATACGAAACTGAAACATTTGAAAGCATTTTTTAATCATTTACAAGACAATGAGTTTTTGTTAAAGAATCCAATTATCAAAATAAGCAAGATGAAAGAAGATACACAAATTGAGGTATTTACTGATGTTCATATTAGAAAAATGCTGGCATATTACAGGCGAACAAAAGGGAAAGATAAGCAATTTTTAGCTTTTAGGAATAGTTGCATTATTACCACATTACTTGGAACAGGAATACGCATTGGAGAGCTGCTGAATTTGCAATGGTCGGATATTGATACAGAAAACTATTTAATGACTATTTATGGTAAAAATCGTAGACAAGAAACTGTACCGCTAACATCAAAGGTACTACAGGAATTGTTGGAATATAAGCTGTTCTGTGAACGGCACTTTGGTATATTATCAAATTTTGTATTTGTAAAGTACAACAATACTCAATTGACCTACGATTCGATTAAAAACATGTTTATGAAGTTACAAGAAGTCATGAACTTTACCGATGTTCGACTCTCAGCACATACGTTTAGACATACTTTTAGTCACCGATTTTTGATGTCGGGCGGAGACGTTTTCACGCTTCAAAAAATTTTAAGACATAAAAATCTCAGTATGACAGAAAAGTACCTCGCACTATGGGGAACGGCTCTACACGAACAGAATGAGAAATACAATCCATTGAATGATTTTGATTTATAG
- a CDS encoding phBC6A51 family helix-turn-helix protein, with translation MESKLEGILKELTADQAKAAELIYENDLLPKGKRRSYVEIAKEIGISDRTLRKWRQLPAMLEYKTAVTDMYLSDNRTRVMQALIQGCVDGNASHMKLYMQTMGMLVDKAEVEIKAPNADPDAVAARLANIKNRY, from the coding sequence ATGGAGAGCAAACTAGAAGGTATTTTAAAAGAATTGACGGCCGATCAGGCGAAGGCTGCCGAGTTGATTTACGAAAACGACCTATTACCGAAAGGTAAGCGTCGTTCTTACGTTGAAATTGCAAAGGAAATTGGCATATCTGACCGGACATTACGTAAATGGAGACAGTTGCCTGCGATGTTAGAATATAAGACAGCGGTAACAGATATGTATTTATCGGATAATCGTACGCGCGTTATGCAGGCGCTTATTCAAGGTTGTGTGGACGGCAACGCTTCGCATATGAAACTGTACATGCAAACGATGGGTATGCTAGTTGATAAGGCGGAAGTTGAGATTAAAGCGCCTAATGCGGATCCAGATGCAGTTGCAGCTCGATTAGCGAATATTAAAAATCGATATTAA